Genomic window (Granulicella arctica):
ATGGGCCGCATCCATTTGATGCAGAGTACGGTGTCGACACGGGCGGCATTATCGGGGGCGGTGACCTTACGACGGGGCATGCGCACGATGCGTTTATCACGGCGTATGCGGGCATTCCGCCGTCACGCTTTCAGGCGACGATACGGCGGTGGGCGGAGACGATTCCTGCTGGTTCGATGGCGAGCTACGCCTTTGTCGACCTGGGCTGCGGGAAGGGGCGGGCGGTGCTGCTGGCGTCAGAGCTTGGCTTTCGCGAGGTGATCGGCGTGGAGCTCAACCCGGACCTGATGCGGGTGGCGGAGGCGAATCTTGCGATTTGGAAGGAGGCCGGTAAGGGTTCTGGAGCGGCACGGGTGGTGAGGGGCGATGCTACGGAGTTTGAGCTGCCGCCGGGGCCGTGTCTGGTGTACCTGGTTAACCCGTTTGGTGCGGTGGTGCTGCGGAAGCTGTTGCAGAAGCTTGAGGCTCGGGCTGCTGCGGGCGGTGGGCCGCTGGATGTGATCTATCAGAATCCTGAGCAGGCTGCCGTGTTTACAGAGTTTCCCGGCTTTAAGCTGCTCTGGAGCGAGGCGATTGCGATGTCGCCGGAGGATGCTGCGGTTGACCCTGTGTACTCAGGCGAGGACAAGTGCAACGGATATCGGCAGTAAGTGGCTGGTAGCAAATGAAAAGCGCAGAGCCTGTGGGCTCTGCGCTTTTCATTGCGGAAACAGGAGGCTAGATGCCTGCTGGTTTGGGGTCGAGCTTGTCGTACTTGGCGATCTGTACCTTCTGGGCCAAGCCGACTTTGCTGAGGAGCCAGATGCAGTAGTAGTTGATGTCGAACTCGTACCAAGCGAGGCCGTGTCGCGCGCTGACCGGGTGGGCGTGGTGGTTGTTGTGCCAGCCTTCGCCACCGGTGAGAATGGCGACCCACCAGTTGTTGCGGGAGTCGTCCTTGGTCTCGAAGCGGCGCTTGCCCCAGAGGTGGGTTGCCGAGTTGACGAGCCAGGTGGCGTGGAGGCCCATGGTGACGCGGAGGAAGGTTCCCCAGAGGACCATGCCCAGAGCGCCGACGACGCGATGACCCGGGCTGGCAATGACAGCGCCGAGAGCTACCTGGAGCAGGCCGGTGATGACGAGCGGCAGGTAGTGATACTTGCTGAGCCAGACATGGACCGGATCGCGGGTAAGGTCAGGAGCGTAGCGGCCGAGAAGAGCGGTCTCGGAGTGGAGGGCGCGACCGGAGAGAATCCAGCCAGCATGAGCCCACCAGGTGCCGTCATGCGGCGTGTGCGGATCGCCTTCGTGGTCGGAGTTCTGATGGTGAACGCGGTGAGTGGCGACCCAGAAGATCGGTCCGCCTTCGAGCGCGAGGCAGCCGCAGGCGGTGACGAAGTACTCGACCCACTTGGGGGTGCGATAGCCGCGGTGCGTGAGCAGGCGGTGGTACGCGACGCCGATGCCGACGTTGATCGCGAAGAAGTACATGAC
Coding sequences:
- a CDS encoding methyltransferase domain-containing protein, translated to MASLKRVWSKVRWSVQQRGIGGTLRVMVSRATAAPSAAENHGPHPFDAEYGVDTGGIIGGGDLTTGHAHDAFITAYAGIPPSRFQATIRRWAETIPAGSMASYAFVDLGCGKGRAVLLASELGFREVIGVELNPDLMRVAEANLAIWKEAGKGSGAARVVRGDATEFELPPGPCLVYLVNPFGAVVLRKLLQKLEARAAAGGGPLDVIYQNPEQAAVFTEFPGFKLLWSEAIAMSPEDAAVDPVYSGEDKCNGYRQ
- a CDS encoding acyl-CoA desaturase, giving the protein MKVKQDLRMGREHQQGRINWITTIAMGAFHVGAIAALFFFSWANLAVFFVMYFFAINVGIGVAYHRLLTHRGYRTPKWVEYFVTACGCLALEGGPIFWVATHRVHHQNSDHEGDPHTPHDGTWWAHAGWILSGRALHSETALLGRYAPDLTRDPVHVWLSKYHYLPLVITGLLQVALGAVIASPGHRVVGALGMVLWGTFLRVTMGLHATWLVNSATHLWGKRRFETKDDSRNNWWVAILTGGEGWHNNHHAHPVSARHGLAWYEFDINYYCIWLLSKVGLAQKVQIAKYDKLDPKPAGI